A single Oncorhynchus nerka isolate Pitt River linkage group LG10, Oner_Uvic_2.0, whole genome shotgun sequence DNA region contains:
- the gab3 gene encoding GRB2-associated-binding protein 3 isoform X2: protein MSGNPDVLEYYRNKTSKKPIRTIDLRECEVQMQTEQRLVKREFQNQHLFVVKTSSRMFYLVAKTEEEMNIWVSQIREICHFEPLSMDDGTESEEGFSHNPTSQQPSPALSRNMSFISNHDFMAYGNSRVEMPSLMNPNHPMDYLFLSQCETGRFSIFRCDSFSNSERSLEQNSSDATTEDVFSSTDPSRSPFPHTGPSLSPFPHTGPSSSPFPHIRMHDPPFSAPCGPTSSSSSPRTLNRTPDIFQFDKPYSSAILEVTTDGLTPPPLPPKSIHLSEHLSDEGSHGPLDGVGQQLTGQPALIPRRISLSGLPDHFRREEGSALRSRNKRLSLNLPHFIATQSPNCHEDSYVPMASPTVCVGEDVSDGYIPMSPTLISFLKANGKTEAPLAPTPFPTAGLPGDLEPPPINRDLKPRRRARPPPLDLRGLSTIRECPTHMPLIRTMTEPGNSLQVLLERRQGQLGIKGDQEASSIPTESRPLFFSTNDGATQPWLRRSNLDYLSLDFNSASPSPVQKKPLLADEHRVDYVQVDEKKTQALQNTKMEWKDVRQSKV from the exons ATGAGTGGGAACCCAGATGTGTTGGAGTACTACCGAAACAAGACCTCAAAGAAGCCCATCCGCACCATCGACCTGAGAGAGTGTGAGGTTCAGATGCAGACGGAGCAACGCCTGGTCAAGAGGGAGTTCCAGAACCAGCACCTCTTTGTTGTCAAGACGTCGTCTCGCATGTTCTACCTGGTGGCcaagactgaggaggagatgaaCATTTGGGTCAGTCAGATCAGGGAGATCTGTCACTTTGAACCTCTGAGTATGGATGATGGGACAG AATCAGAGGAAGGTTTTTCGCACAACCCAACCTCCCAGCAGCCTTCACCTGCTCTCTCCCGAAATATGTCATTCATTTCCAACCATGACTTCATGGCCTATGGCAACAGCAGAGTTGAGATGCCCAGCTTGATGAATCCCAACCATCCAATGGACTACCTCTTCCTCTCACAGTGTGAGACAGGGAGGTTCAGCATCTTTAG ATGTGACAGCTTTTCAAACTCTGAGCGATCTCTGGAACAGAATTCATCAGACGCTACTACAGAAGATGTCTTCTCTTCAACTGATCCTTCTCGGTCTCCCTTTCCCCACACTGGACCATCTCTGTCCCCCTTTCCCCACACTGGACCATCTTCGTCCCCCTTCCCCCACATAAGGATGCATGACCCCCCTTTCAGCGCCCCATGTGGCCCCacgtcatcctcttcctctcctcgaaCTCTCAACCGTACACCCGACATCTTCCAGTTTGATAAGCCATATTCTTCTGCCATATTGGAGGTAACTACTGATGGACTAACTCCCCCTCCTCTGCCCCCCAAGTCTATCCACCTCTCAGAGCACCTTAGTGATGAGGGCTCCCATGGGCCTCTGGATGGGGTTGGGCAGCAGCTCACAGGCCAACCTGCACTCATCCCCCGGAGGATCTCTCTCTCAGGCCTGCCAGACCACTTCAGAAGAG AAGAGGGGAGTGCACTGAGGAGCAGGAACAAAAGGCTCAGTCTTAATTTG CCACATTTCATTGCCACTCAAAGTCCAAACTGCCATGAGGACTCGTACGTGCCCATGGCCTCTCCAACTGTCTGTGTTGGTGAAGATGTGTCGGACGGCTACATCCCTATGAGCCCCACTTTAATCAGCTTCCTCAAGGCTAATGGCAAAACAGAGGCCCCTCTCGCTCCCACCCCCTTTCCCACTGCAGGTCTACCTGGGGATTTAGAACCACCTCCAATCAACAGGGATCTCAAACCACGCAGGAGAG CCCGGCCTCCACCACTGGACCTGAGGGGCCTGTCCACTATCAGAGAATGTCCGACCCATATGCCTCTGATCAGAACCATGACAGAGCCAGG AAATTCACTGCAAGTCCTACTGGAGAGAAGACAAGGACAACTGGGAATTAAAGGAGACCAAGAAGCCAGCAGCATTCCAACA GAGTCAAGGCCGCTGTTCTTCTCTACAAACGATGGAGCCACCCAGCCGTGGCTTAGGAGATCAAACCTTGACTACCTTTCACTGGATTTCAATTCCGCATCCCCGTCTCCTGTGCAAAAG AAGCCCCTCCTTGCTGATGAACACAGGGTGGACTATGTGCAGGTGGATGAGAAGAAGACTCAGGCGCTGCAGAACACTAAGATGGAGTGGAAGGATGTCCGGCAGTCTAAAGTGTAA
- the gab3 gene encoding GRB2-associated-binding protein 3 isoform X1 yields MSAGDVVCTGWLIKSPPEKKLKRYAWRRRWFVLQRGRMSGNPDVLEYYRNKTSKKPIRTIDLRECEVQMQTEQRLVKREFQNQHLFVVKTSSRMFYLVAKTEEEMNIWVSQIREICHFEPLSMDDGTESEEGFSHNPTSQQPSPALSRNMSFISNHDFMAYGNSRVEMPSLMNPNHPMDYLFLSQCETGRFSIFRCDSFSNSERSLEQNSSDATTEDVFSSTDPSRSPFPHTGPSLSPFPHTGPSSSPFPHIRMHDPPFSAPCGPTSSSSSPRTLNRTPDIFQFDKPYSSAILEVTTDGLTPPPLPPKSIHLSEHLSDEGSHGPLDGVGQQLTGQPALIPRRISLSGLPDHFRREEGSALRSRNKRLSLNLPHFIATQSPNCHEDSYVPMASPTVCVGEDVSDGYIPMSPTLISFLKANGKTEAPLAPTPFPTAGLPGDLEPPPINRDLKPRRRARPPPLDLRGLSTIRECPTHMPLIRTMTEPGNSLQVLLERRQGQLGIKGDQEASSIPTESRPLFFSTNDGATQPWLRRSNLDYLSLDFNSASPSPVQKKPLLADEHRVDYVQVDEKKTQALQNTKMEWKDVRQSKV; encoded by the exons ATGAGTGCAGGGGATGTGGTCTGCACTGGCTGGCTCATCAAATCTCCCCCTGAGAAGAAACTAAAGAGATAC GCATGGAGGAGACGTTGGTTTGTTCTTCAAAGAGGACGTATGAGTGGGAACCCAGATGTGTTGGAGTACTACCGAAACAAGACCTCAAAGAAGCCCATCCGCACCATCGACCTGAGAGAGTGTGAGGTTCAGATGCAGACGGAGCAACGCCTGGTCAAGAGGGAGTTCCAGAACCAGCACCTCTTTGTTGTCAAGACGTCGTCTCGCATGTTCTACCTGGTGGCcaagactgaggaggagatgaaCATTTGGGTCAGTCAGATCAGGGAGATCTGTCACTTTGAACCTCTGAGTATGGATGATGGGACAG AATCAGAGGAAGGTTTTTCGCACAACCCAACCTCCCAGCAGCCTTCACCTGCTCTCTCCCGAAATATGTCATTCATTTCCAACCATGACTTCATGGCCTATGGCAACAGCAGAGTTGAGATGCCCAGCTTGATGAATCCCAACCATCCAATGGACTACCTCTTCCTCTCACAGTGTGAGACAGGGAGGTTCAGCATCTTTAG ATGTGACAGCTTTTCAAACTCTGAGCGATCTCTGGAACAGAATTCATCAGACGCTACTACAGAAGATGTCTTCTCTTCAACTGATCCTTCTCGGTCTCCCTTTCCCCACACTGGACCATCTCTGTCCCCCTTTCCCCACACTGGACCATCTTCGTCCCCCTTCCCCCACATAAGGATGCATGACCCCCCTTTCAGCGCCCCATGTGGCCCCacgtcatcctcttcctctcctcgaaCTCTCAACCGTACACCCGACATCTTCCAGTTTGATAAGCCATATTCTTCTGCCATATTGGAGGTAACTACTGATGGACTAACTCCCCCTCCTCTGCCCCCCAAGTCTATCCACCTCTCAGAGCACCTTAGTGATGAGGGCTCCCATGGGCCTCTGGATGGGGTTGGGCAGCAGCTCACAGGCCAACCTGCACTCATCCCCCGGAGGATCTCTCTCTCAGGCCTGCCAGACCACTTCAGAAGAG AAGAGGGGAGTGCACTGAGGAGCAGGAACAAAAGGCTCAGTCTTAATTTG CCACATTTCATTGCCACTCAAAGTCCAAACTGCCATGAGGACTCGTACGTGCCCATGGCCTCTCCAACTGTCTGTGTTGGTGAAGATGTGTCGGACGGCTACATCCCTATGAGCCCCACTTTAATCAGCTTCCTCAAGGCTAATGGCAAAACAGAGGCCCCTCTCGCTCCCACCCCCTTTCCCACTGCAGGTCTACCTGGGGATTTAGAACCACCTCCAATCAACAGGGATCTCAAACCACGCAGGAGAG CCCGGCCTCCACCACTGGACCTGAGGGGCCTGTCCACTATCAGAGAATGTCCGACCCATATGCCTCTGATCAGAACCATGACAGAGCCAGG AAATTCACTGCAAGTCCTACTGGAGAGAAGACAAGGACAACTGGGAATTAAAGGAGACCAAGAAGCCAGCAGCATTCCAACA GAGTCAAGGCCGCTGTTCTTCTCTACAAACGATGGAGCCACCCAGCCGTGGCTTAGGAGATCAAACCTTGACTACCTTTCACTGGATTTCAATTCCGCATCCCCGTCTCCTGTGCAAAAG AAGCCCCTCCTTGCTGATGAACACAGGGTGGACTATGTGCAGGTGGATGAGAAGAAGACTCAGGCGCTGCAGAACACTAAGATGGAGTGGAAGGATGTCCGGCAGTCTAAAGTGTAA